From Pan paniscus chromosome 6, NHGRI_mPanPan1-v2.0_pri, whole genome shotgun sequence, one genomic window encodes:
- the LOC117980892 gene encoding neuronal regeneration-related protein-like, with product MVYYPELFLWVSQEPFPNKDMEGRLPKGRLPVPKEVNRKKNDETNAAALTPLGSSELRSPRISYLHFF from the coding sequence ATGGTTTATTACCCAGAACTCTTTCTCTGGGTCAGTCAAGAACCATTTCCAAACAAGGACATGGAGGGAAGGCTTCCTAAGGGAAGACTTCCTGTCCCAAAGGAAGTGAACCGCAAGAAGAACGATGAGACAAACGCTGCCGCCCTGACTCCACTGGGCAGCAGTGAACTCCGCTCCCCAAGAATCAGTTACCTCCACTTTTTTTAA